A single region of the Hyphomicrobiales bacterium genome encodes:
- a CDS encoding Glutamate carboxypeptidase, with protein MADADLEKALAAWFVERRDAMVALLADLVNIDSNTLDKKGVDAVGARIIHFLDAAGVQSDIIPHETFGDIIRATVPSGDRNNAPVMLLGHRDTVFPSGEVSRRPFTILGDRAYGPGVADMKGGLVIHAFVLAAMAALGIARRPVVGLFTGDEEIASPWSRDVIAREVAGVRAVFNGEPGRPSGNVTVGRKGGLFMRIDVRGRAAHSGSHFTHGISAIEALARKTIRLHALTDLQAGTTVNVGVVGGGLTLNTVAPDAFAELDLRYVEPGERDRMLAAVQAIVDEEDVAGASAELTITGEFLPLVQSEPERALYAIYDTAAASLGCHFGEEFSGGCSDAGIPCAQGIPTLCGVGPVGGGSHTEEEYIELDTLLTRAQTLALAVARL; from the coding sequence ATGGCCGACGCGGATCTGGAAAAAGCGCTCGCAGCATGGTTCGTCGAGCGACGAGACGCCATGGTCGCACTATTGGCGGATCTCGTGAATATCGACAGCAATACCCTGGATAAAAAGGGAGTTGATGCAGTCGGCGCACGCATCATCCACTTCCTCGATGCCGCAGGTGTCCAAAGCGATATCATTCCCCATGAGACGTTCGGCGACATCATTCGCGCGACTGTCCCCTCGGGCGACCGCAACAATGCTCCGGTGATGCTGCTCGGCCATCGGGATACGGTTTTCCCGAGCGGCGAGGTGTCGCGGCGGCCCTTCACCATCCTTGGCGATCGCGCCTATGGCCCGGGCGTCGCCGACATGAAGGGAGGGCTGGTCATCCACGCCTTCGTTCTCGCGGCGATGGCGGCGCTCGGCATCGCGCGGAGGCCGGTCGTAGGCCTGTTCACGGGGGACGAGGAGATCGCATCGCCCTGGTCCCGCGATGTCATCGCCCGGGAGGTCGCGGGTGTCAGAGCAGTCTTCAACGGCGAACCCGGCCGACCGAGCGGCAATGTGACCGTCGGGCGCAAGGGTGGACTGTTCATGCGCATCGACGTCCGTGGCCGCGCGGCCCATTCGGGATCACATTTCACCCATGGCATCAGCGCCATCGAGGCGCTGGCGCGAAAGACCATCCGGCTTCATGCCCTGACGGACCTTCAGGCGGGCACGACCGTGAATGTCGGCGTCGTCGGCGGCGGCTTGACGCTCAATACCGTGGCGCCGGATGCCTTCGCGGAGCTTGACCTTCGCTACGTCGAGCCAGGCGAGCGGGATCGGATGCTCGCCGCCGTGCAAGCCATCGTCGATGAAGAAGACGTGGCGGGGGCGAGTGCCGAACTGACGATCACCGGCGAATTCCTGCCCCTTGTGCAGTCCGAGCCGGAACGTGCCCTCTACGCGATCTATGACACCGCAGCCGCGTCGCTCGGCTGCCACTTCGGCGAGGAGTTCTCGGGCGGCTGCTCTGACGCCGGCATTCCCTGCGCGCAGGGCATTCCCACCCTCTGCGGGGTCGGTCCCGTCGGGGGCGGGTCCCATACGGAGGAAGAATACATCGAGCTCGATACGCTTTTAACGCGTGCTCAGACGCTCGCGCTTGCTGTGGCGCGGCTCTAG
- a CDS encoding conserved hypothetical protein (Evidence 4 : Unknown function but conserved in other organisms): MPAYVVIEVEVTEPAAYEEYRSQVPATIQKHGGKPLARGFTERLEGDTPFDRMSVIEFPDAETARTWFGSDEVRILNAMRQKSARSSAKLIVPS, encoded by the coding sequence ATGCCAGCCTATGTTGTCATCGAGGTTGAGGTTACCGAACCCGCAGCCTATGAGGAATATCGGAGCCAGGTGCCTGCTACGATACAGAAACATGGCGGCAAGCCCTTGGCGCGCGGTTTCACGGAGCGTCTCGAGGGCGATACGCCCTTCGACCGCATGTCGGTGATCGAATTTCCCGATGCCGAGACAGCCCGGACCTGGTTCGGATCCGACGAGGTTCGGATCTTGAACGCCATGCGTCAGAAGAGTGCGCGCTCCTCAGCAAAGCTGATCGTGCCCAGCTGA
- a CDS encoding DNA-binding GntR family transcriptional regulator → MSFDKIKARNTIVPQVYEQLKRAILRGTLQPGTRLVESRVAEDFGVSRTPVRDAISRLLAQGFVKEDGTAKVVADMATELHEIFGIRQVLEGYAARLAAEHATDIEIDEIDAVCHASISAIDSTSIAERAALNNIFHGAIARASHRHRLIKIIGDFYEYAITEEMLPFYGRSDSQTHAEQHLAILKALRARDGDAAQAAMIAHIQAVGVTVEEAVRRVRSDESGDLPISNPSEHLSAVKQAQEELAARLTPSSL, encoded by the coding sequence ATGAGCTTCGACAAGATCAAGGCACGCAATACGATTGTGCCTCAAGTGTATGAGCAGCTGAAGCGTGCCATTCTGCGTGGCACACTTCAGCCAGGCACCCGACTTGTCGAAAGCCGCGTTGCCGAGGATTTCGGCGTGAGCCGCACGCCCGTGCGTGACGCCATATCCCGCCTGCTTGCCCAGGGCTTCGTGAAAGAGGATGGCACTGCCAAGGTGGTTGCCGACATGGCCACGGAACTCCACGAGATATTCGGCATTCGCCAAGTGCTCGAGGGCTATGCCGCGCGCCTCGCGGCTGAACATGCCACCGATATCGAGATCGACGAAATCGACGCTGTCTGCCATGCCAGCATCTCGGCCATCGATTCCACGTCCATCGCCGAGCGCGCGGCGCTCAACAATATCTTCCACGGGGCGATTGCACGGGCGTCACATCGCCATCGGCTGATCAAGATCATCGGCGATTTTTACGAGTATGCGATCACCGAGGAGATGCTCCCCTTCTATGGGCGATCGGATTCCCAGACGCATGCGGAACAGCATCTGGCCATACTCAAGGCCCTTCGTGCCCGCGATGGCGACGCGGCGCAGGCGGCGATGATAGCCCATATCCAAGCGGTCGGCGTGACAGTTGAGGAAGCGGTTCGCCGCGTTCGCAGCGACGAGAGCGGTGACCTGCCGATATCCAATCCTTCCGAGCATTTGTCGGCTGTCAAACAGGCGCAGGAAGAACTCGCGGCCCGTTTGACGCCCTCCAGCCTTTAG
- a CDS encoding Xaa-Pro dipeptidase, producing the protein MRMSVVPEADTAHRAFPTAEYEARIAKVRGEMRARGADVLLVDCVEHMAYLFGYVPPAAIYQPALLPLDGDPVVIVRTLDAPTFTEQSWVKDYVSFGDDEDPVAILTAVVQKRGWAGRSIAVEFDSHFLPVGRFRAIESALPNARFIDFSKVIWEIRLIKSEREIAYLREASRIADAALIASINAAAPGVSERECAAVLYATALREGADNGRSALLAAGKRTDSLHGRLGDHRFETGDILHVESIPLVRGYGARIMRSTVLGEPEPDLARAASILLAAQQAQFEAMKPGAPARDVDGILRRAVLDSGLRETYTNFTGYTLGYIGLPKTSDFTRAFLPQSDWTLEAGMVFHMYTYAQGLAFSDTILVTPAGAERLTKSDRRLFVR; encoded by the coding sequence ATGAGGATGAGCGTAGTCCCTGAAGCGGACACGGCCCACAGGGCCTTCCCGACGGCTGAATACGAAGCCAGGATCGCCAAGGTCCGAGGCGAGATGCGGGCGCGCGGTGCGGATGTCCTGCTCGTCGATTGCGTCGAGCACATGGCCTATCTGTTCGGCTATGTCCCACCCGCCGCGATTTACCAGCCGGCCCTTCTGCCGCTTGACGGCGATCCGGTCGTGATTGTCCGGACGCTCGATGCGCCGACGTTCACCGAACAATCCTGGGTAAAGGACTATGTTTCGTTCGGCGATGATGAGGATCCCGTCGCCATCCTCACCGCCGTCGTGCAAAAAAGAGGATGGGCTGGCCGCTCGATCGCCGTGGAATTCGACTCGCATTTTCTCCCCGTCGGGCGTTTCCGCGCCATCGAAAGCGCCTTGCCCAACGCGCGCTTCATCGATTTTTCCAAGGTGATCTGGGAAATTCGCCTTATCAAGTCGGAGCGGGAAATCGCCTATTTGCGAGAAGCCTCGCGGATTGCCGATGCCGCGCTGATCGCCAGCATCAACGCCGCGGCGCCCGGTGTCAGCGAGCGCGAATGTGCTGCGGTGTTGTATGCAACGGCCCTTCGCGAGGGCGCCGACAACGGTCGCAGCGCATTGCTGGCCGCGGGCAAGAGAACCGATTCCCTGCACGGGCGCCTCGGTGACCACCGGTTTGAGACCGGCGACATCCTGCATGTGGAATCAATCCCCCTCGTCCGCGGCTATGGGGCGCGGATCATGCGCTCCACCGTGCTGGGCGAGCCGGAGCCTGATCTCGCACGCGCCGCCAGTATCCTGCTCGCAGCGCAGCAGGCCCAGTTCGAGGCGATGAAGCCCGGCGCCCCGGCCCGTGACGTGGACGGGATCCTGCGCCGCGCTGTGCTTGATTCAGGATTGCGCGAGACCTATACGAACTTTACCGGGTACACCTTGGGATACATTGGATTGCCGAAGACCAGCGACTTCACGCGTGCTTTCCTCCCGCAATCGGACTGGACGCTCGAAGCTGGCATGGTCTTTCATATGTACACATACGCACAGGGTCTTGCTTTTAGTGATACGATACTGGTGACACCTGCAGGCGCCGAGCGGCTTACCAAGTCGGATCGCCGTCTTTTCGTGCGGTAG
- a CDS encoding Xaa-Pro aminopeptidase, whose protein sequence is MNALVLDRVSSLQDGLAQHGVDLAIIAPSAEMYHLIGRKLPLTERFNAVLLPQSGRPRIVVPRLQVPLVQDLGRIFDVEAWGETDNPLARVAAYGEDIGARTIAVNGHFWSSFLLRLQGLSPKARFVDASPITAAARLHKDEREIALLTDAAHRFDAIWADFFANGHLVGVTERDVVRQIGERVAAQGFDPMAWCDVGSGPNGASPLHHHSDRVIQPGDPVVIDFAATLDGYYMDTCRTPVAGEPDPSFVAIYDVVNAAYEAASRAIRPGVEAQAIDRAARQVIEAAGHGPQFLHRLGHGMGIEAHEEPYIIDGNALRLAPGMVFSNEPGIYIEGRWGVRIENIMLVTDEGGRSFNDATRALTVMR, encoded by the coding sequence ATGAATGCCCTTGTCTTGGATCGTGTCTCATCTCTGCAGGACGGACTGGCGCAACATGGCGTCGATCTGGCGATCATCGCGCCGTCCGCCGAAATGTATCATTTGATCGGCCGCAAGCTGCCATTGACCGAGCGCTTTAACGCGGTTCTGCTGCCCCAATCGGGGCGGCCCCGTATCGTCGTTCCACGTCTTCAAGTCCCACTGGTGCAGGATCTCGGGCGAATTTTCGATGTCGAGGCGTGGGGCGAGACAGACAACCCGCTCGCGCGCGTTGCTGCCTACGGTGAGGACATAGGCGCGCGGACAATCGCGGTGAACGGCCACTTCTGGAGTTCGTTTCTGCTGCGGTTGCAAGGCCTCTCCCCGAAAGCCCGTTTCGTCGACGCCTCGCCCATCACGGCCGCCGCCCGTCTGCACAAGGACGAACGTGAAATTGCCCTGCTGACCGACGCGGCGCACCGCTTCGATGCGATCTGGGCCGACTTTTTCGCGAATGGCCACCTTGTCGGCGTCACCGAGCGGGACGTGGTACGCCAGATCGGCGAGCGCGTTGCCGCGCAGGGCTTCGATCCCATGGCCTGGTGCGATGTCGGCAGCGGCCCCAACGGCGCCTCGCCCCTCCACCACCATTCCGACCGCGTCATCCAACCCGGCGATCCCGTGGTCATCGATTTCGCCGCGACCCTCGATGGCTACTACATGGATACCTGCCGCACCCCTGTGGCGGGTGAGCCGGATCCATCCTTTGTCGCGATCTACGATGTCGTCAACGCGGCCTACGAAGCGGCCTCCCGCGCTATCCGTCCCGGGGTGGAAGCGCAGGCGATCGATCGTGCCGCCCGCCAGGTCATCGAGGCGGCCGGACATGGCCCCCAGTTTCTGCACAGGCTCGGCCATGGCATGGGGATCGAGGCCCATGAAGAGCCCTACATCATCGATGGCAACGCACTCAGGCTCGCGCCCGGCATGGTTTTTTCCAACGAGCCCGGCATCTACATCGAAGGGCGCTGGGGCGTGCGCATCGAGAACATTATGCTCGTCACCGATGAAGGCGGACGGTCGTTCAACGACGCGACCCGCGCGCTCACAGTGATGCGATAA
- the ctcQ gene encoding Flavin reductase (NADH): MTMRHDPTIGDAVSSTAFREIMGSFPTGVTVITTRSAEGRPVGLTANAVSSVSLNPPQLLVCLGRDRFTAQVVAESERFAVNFLDRGQQAIAELFASRVEDKFAGLPMIEGELGLPLIAGALAYAECRVVKTIETGDHLIFVGLVLRGEAEGGVPLMFFRRHYGEWPSKQQEPSA, encoded by the coding sequence ATGACCATGCGTCATGACCCGACTATCGGCGACGCTGTCTCATCGACGGCATTCCGCGAGATCATGGGCTCCTTCCCGACGGGGGTGACGGTGATCACAACCCGCAGTGCCGAAGGCAGGCCGGTGGGGCTCACGGCGAATGCCGTCAGTTCGGTATCGCTCAATCCGCCGCAGTTGCTGGTGTGCCTGGGGCGGGATCGCTTCACGGCGCAGGTCGTCGCCGAAAGCGAACGATTCGCTGTCAATTTTCTCGATCGCGGCCAACAGGCTATTGCTGAACTCTTCGCATCCCGCGTGGAAGACAAATTCGCAGGACTTCCCATGATCGAGGGAGAGCTTGGCTTGCCGTTGATTGCCGGCGCGCTGGCTTATGCCGAGTGCCGAGTCGTGAAAACAATCGAGACCGGCGATCACCTTATCTTCGTCGGGCTCGTCTTGCGCGGTGAAGCCGAGGGTGGTGTCCCTCTCATGTTCTTCAGGCGCCACTACGGCGAGTGGCCATCCAAGCAGCAGGAACCATCAGCATGA
- a CDS encoding Spermidine Putrescine ABC transporter permease component potC (TC_3.A.1.11.1), with product MGSDALINPGLPVRIAAWVMLAFLMAPVLIIIPVSFSSAQYLSFPPPGFSLQWYERFFGNKDWLSAIWVSVQVATLSAGLTIVVSTLAAIPLVRSDFSRKTLVYGLLLAPMIVPVIITAIALYFVFARIGMGGTVIAIAIGHTVVVMPIAIVVLSATLQGVDSRLENAAMSLGASRFQAFRKVTLPLIAPGIISAGLFAFLTSFDELVIPLFLGGPNAQTLAVRIWNSVMLEIEPTIAAVSTFLIALTVMVMVAANLVKKARRWA from the coding sequence ATGGGATCGGACGCGCTCATCAATCCTGGCCTGCCGGTGCGGATCGCCGCCTGGGTCATGCTCGCCTTTCTCATGGCACCGGTGCTGATCATCATCCCGGTGTCCTTCAGCTCGGCCCAATACCTGAGCTTTCCGCCGCCGGGGTTCTCGTTGCAGTGGTATGAGCGGTTTTTCGGCAACAAGGACTGGCTGTCAGCCATCTGGGTCAGTGTACAGGTCGCGACCTTGTCGGCCGGCCTTACCATCGTCGTCTCCACGCTTGCCGCGATCCCGCTGGTGCGCAGTGATTTTTCGCGCAAGACACTGGTCTATGGGCTGTTGCTCGCTCCCATGATCGTACCGGTGATCATCACCGCGATCGCGCTCTATTTCGTCTTTGCGCGTATCGGGATGGGCGGGACGGTCATCGCGATCGCGATAGGCCATACCGTCGTCGTCATGCCGATTGCGATCGTCGTCCTTTCCGCGACGCTCCAGGGCGTGGATTCGCGACTCGAGAACGCCGCGATGAGCCTCGGCGCGAGCCGGTTCCAGGCTTTCCGCAAAGTCACCTTGCCGCTGATCGCGCCCGGCATCATCTCGGCGGGCCTGTTCGCGTTCCTCACCTCCTTCGATGAACTCGTCATCCCGCTTTTCCTGGGAGGCCCGAATGCACAGACATTGGCCGTGCGCATCTGGAACAGCGTCATGCTGGAGATCGAGCCGACGATCGCGGCCGTATCCACCTTTCTCATAGCCCTGACGGTCATGGTGATGGTTGCGGCGAACCTGGTGAAAAAGGCGCGACGTTGGGCCTGA
- a CDS encoding putative spermidine/putrescine transport system permease protein (Evidence 3 : Putative function from multiple computational evidences) translates to MTLQVDSQGTVRVSESAATGGGTKASWRGGQLWLLVPALALLAVFFAYPLFDVVLRSFRDSQGGFTIQNYEAFFSRAIYIRVLLLTIEIAFLTTVFSLIVGYPLAYVLANSGPTVRSFMMLCVMLPFMTSILVRTYGWMVILRPNGIVNTALMTLGFGETQLIYNRSGLMIGMVYTMLPYMVLTLYSVMRGIDGRFVAVAQSLGASRWSAFWRIYFPLSMPGVAGGSLLVFILAAGFYITPRLMGGDRDQMLASIIAYQVDVLLNFNFASAIAVILLIITLACFSLYARVVGLKQLLTSKV, encoded by the coding sequence ATGACCCTTCAAGTGGACAGCCAGGGCACCGTGCGCGTTTCCGAATCCGCGGCAACCGGCGGTGGAACAAAAGCATCGTGGCGCGGAGGGCAGCTTTGGCTGCTGGTGCCCGCACTGGCATTGCTGGCGGTATTCTTCGCTTATCCCCTGTTTGACGTCGTGCTTCGCTCCTTTCGTGACAGTCAGGGCGGCTTCACGATTCAAAACTACGAAGCTTTCTTTTCACGCGCGATCTATATCCGCGTGCTGCTCCTGACGATCGAAATCGCATTTCTGACAACCGTCTTCAGTCTCATCGTAGGTTACCCCCTGGCCTACGTCCTCGCCAATTCCGGCCCGACAGTACGTTCGTTCATGATGTTATGCGTCATGCTGCCGTTCATGACGAGTATTCTCGTGCGCACCTATGGCTGGATGGTGATCCTGAGGCCGAATGGCATAGTCAACACCGCTCTGATGACGCTCGGCTTCGGCGAGACGCAGCTGATTTACAACCGCAGCGGTCTGATGATCGGCATGGTTTATACCATGCTTCCCTATATGGTACTCACGCTATACAGCGTCATGCGCGGCATTGACGGTCGGTTCGTCGCGGTGGCGCAGAGCCTGGGTGCCAGTCGCTGGTCGGCGTTCTGGCGGATCTATTTCCCGCTCAGCATGCCGGGCGTCGCGGGCGGCTCCCTGCTTGTCTTCATTCTGGCGGCGGGCTTCTATATCACGCCCAGGCTGATGGGCGGCGATCGCGACCAGATGCTGGCCTCCATCATCGCGTATCAAGTCGATGTTCTGTTGAACTTCAACTTTGCCTCCGCGATTGCCGTCATCCTGCTCATCATCACATTGGCTTGCTTCAGCCTGTATGCCCGCGTCGTCGGGCTGAAGCAGCTCCTCACCAGCAAGGTGTAG
- the potA gene encoding Spermidine/putrescine import ATP-binding protein PotA, translated as MSMSHMQDGAGGTPIVLENLWKTYASFVAVSGIDLSVGAGQFCTVLGPSGSGKTTTLMMIAGFVAPTRGRILVSGRDIAALPPQKRDLGVVFQNYALFPHMTVFDNVAFPLVMRRVPQAEIAQRVARMLETVELAGLGKRYPRELSGGQQQRVALARALVFEPRVLLMDEPLGALDKKLRSSLQIELKALQRRLDVTVIYVTHDQEEALTMADQIVVMQGGRIEQSGSPEDLYDRPATAFVAGFMGDTNLVRGVVMATHTDGTLRIDHPTGRRIIARADGFQAGDHVAASLRPESLSIESNDGPDEPENTWAGRIAAVTYLGDAIRYHVAVGENRPALMETLVVKAARQSMEHRRFAEGDAVRVRWARADARILPPAPAGGH; from the coding sequence ATGTCGATGAGCCACATGCAGGACGGAGCAGGCGGAACCCCCATCGTCCTCGAAAATCTTTGGAAAACCTATGCCAGCTTCGTGGCTGTGAGCGGAATTGACCTCTCCGTCGGCGCAGGCCAGTTCTGCACGGTTCTGGGTCCAAGCGGTTCAGGCAAGACGACCACATTGATGATGATCGCCGGCTTCGTTGCGCCGACCCGCGGCCGCATCCTGGTTTCTGGCCGGGACATCGCGGCACTTCCACCGCAGAAGCGTGATCTCGGCGTCGTATTCCAGAACTATGCGCTTTTCCCCCATATGACGGTATTCGACAACGTTGCCTTTCCACTTGTCATGCGTCGCGTCCCTCAGGCAGAAATCGCCCAGCGTGTTGCGCGTATGCTTGAAACCGTGGAACTCGCGGGTCTTGGCAAACGGTATCCGCGTGAATTGTCTGGCGGGCAGCAGCAGCGCGTCGCCCTGGCGCGCGCGCTTGTGTTTGAACCACGTGTCCTCTTGATGGACGAGCCTCTGGGCGCGCTGGACAAGAAGCTGCGCTCATCCCTGCAAATCGAATTGAAGGCCCTCCAGCGCCGTCTCGACGTCACGGTGATCTATGTCACCCATGATCAGGAGGAGGCCCTGACCATGGCGGACCAGATTGTCGTCATGCAAGGTGGGCGTATTGAGCAGAGCGGCTCGCCTGAAGATCTCTATGATCGCCCCGCGACTGCCTTCGTCGCTGGCTTCATGGGCGATACGAACCTCGTGCGCGGCGTCGTCATGGCAACGCATACAGACGGAACCTTGCGCATCGACCATCCCACGGGACGCCGGATCATCGCCCGCGCCGACGGCTTCCAGGCGGGAGACCATGTCGCGGCATCACTGCGGCCTGAAAGTCTCAGTATCGAAAGCAATGATGGCCCGGACGAGCCGGAGAACACCTGGGCGGGACGCATAGCGGCGGTCACCTATCTCGGCGACGCCATCCGCTACCATGTGGCCGTGGGCGAGAACCGGCCGGCGCTCATGGAAACACTCGTGGTCAAGGCCGCGCGCCAGAGCATGGAGCACAGGCGATTTGCCGAGGGCGATGCGGTGCGCGTGCGGTGGGCGCGGGCCGATGCCCGCATCCTGCCACCGGCGCCGGCCGGGGGGCACTGA
- a CDS encoding putative spermidine/putrescine transport system substrate-binding protein (Evidence 3 : Putative function from multiple computational evidences), producing MTDKTHSDGMTRRSTYSRRSVIGGIAVGAAAIAAPNVIRAQSGGRVLVRTSGGSYQDALQAGTWNSFTQKTGIEVVGVAANTGKLLAMVEAGSRELDIVEGNAVAILTLQAKGALQPLDVSRFEYTDPKDIGTVGPDFLSYASFAEALVYNTEAFPKAHPTDWKQFWDVNSFPGKRMLQDAKAIAPNLEFALLADGVPVEQLYPLDIDRAFAKLRQIKPHVVKFFDSGALGASLLAEKTAVLGSLWTNRVEALRKGGAPLAVEWNQAMRLTEYTAVLKNAPNRDAALRLLDYSSSPEAQARTLPQIGLSPENKRAFEFIAQDVAETLPTFPAIAKKGFEQNADWWLKNRAQVATRWEEFLLG from the coding sequence ATGACCGATAAGACGCATTCTGATGGCATGACCCGCCGATCGACCTACTCACGTCGGTCGGTCATAGGGGGCATAGCGGTTGGAGCGGCGGCGATCGCCGCTCCGAATGTCATTCGCGCCCAAAGCGGCGGCCGTGTTCTGGTGCGGACCTCGGGAGGGTCCTACCAGGATGCATTGCAAGCCGGCACCTGGAACAGTTTCACGCAGAAAACCGGCATCGAGGTTGTCGGCGTGGCGGCCAATACCGGCAAGTTGCTGGCCATGGTGGAAGCCGGGTCACGTGAACTTGATATTGTCGAGGGCAACGCCGTCGCGATCCTGACGCTTCAGGCCAAGGGCGCGCTACAGCCCCTGGATGTATCGCGCTTCGAATACACCGATCCGAAAGACATCGGCACGGTCGGGCCCGATTTCCTCAGCTATGCCTCTTTCGCCGAAGCGCTCGTCTACAATACGGAAGCCTTCCCGAAGGCCCATCCAACGGACTGGAAGCAATTCTGGGACGTGAACAGCTTTCCCGGCAAGCGGATGCTGCAGGATGCAAAGGCCATCGCGCCTAACCTCGAGTTCGCGCTTCTGGCCGACGGCGTCCCTGTGGAGCAGCTTTACCCCCTGGATATCGATCGCGCGTTTGCCAAGCTCCGGCAGATCAAACCGCATGTCGTGAAATTCTTCGATAGCGGCGCGTTGGGCGCATCCCTTCTCGCGGAGAAAACCGCGGTCCTGGGCAGTCTCTGGACCAACCGTGTGGAGGCACTGCGCAAGGGCGGAGCTCCGCTGGCCGTCGAATGGAACCAGGCGATGCGTCTCACGGAGTACACCGCCGTGCTGAAGAACGCTCCCAACCGCGACGCGGCCTTGCGTCTTCTCGACTATTCGTCCAGTCCGGAAGCGCAAGCGAGGACGCTGCCGCAAATCGGGTTGAGTCCCGAGAACAAGCGCGCGTTCGAATTCATCGCTCAAGACGTCGCCGAGACCCTGCCGACCTTCCCGGCCATCGCCAAGAAGGGCTTTGAACAGAACGCCGACTGGTGGCTCAAGAACAGAGCGCAGGTCGCAACCCGCTGGGAAGAATTTCTTCTCGGATGA
- a CDS encoding Alkylation response protein AidB-like acyl-CoA dehydrogenase: protein MDFSLSAEQREWVERARALGPLLQANADKYDREAAFPEENFAELKKQKFHLLQVPKEFGGSNPQRRGSLGMTQFAVAEELARICPTTAWNLLIHFHQVGLVSRMGSKAQKERWLGQIVNDDALMGSLGSEVNPRQFKAENVATKLTFDSLFEPVDGGFRATGEKHFCSMAPAADLLAFWALAPGAKSNGEGLVISIVPRTAAGLTFDDSWSESIGLRGTVSWTAKLDNVFIPWQDVMGEPGDFVQKDPYTYECSHAAHLVGCAQGIVDNIIEFIKARNYLSRDEVLMYNLAEIESGIQAARASYMYAVWLWDQERFDEAILASYRALHTSKKVALNAADKAFEICGARALFTFHPFERFWREVKASMLHTRDTQLMGQLAAGILDGGRQFSKTKYGQKLDHPKTWRDFGFNPQEKLSAIA, encoded by the coding sequence ATGGATTTTTCACTCAGCGCCGAACAACGCGAATGGGTTGAACGGGCCCGCGCGCTCGGCCCCCTGCTCCAGGCCAATGCTGATAAGTACGATCGGGAAGCCGCTTTTCCCGAAGAGAATTTCGCGGAACTAAAGAAGCAAAAATTCCATCTTCTGCAGGTTCCCAAAGAATTCGGCGGCTCCAATCCGCAACGGCGCGGAAGCCTGGGCATGACCCAGTTTGCAGTTGCTGAAGAACTCGCACGTATATGCCCCACGACGGCCTGGAACCTGTTGATTCACTTTCACCAGGTCGGCCTTGTCAGCCGCATGGGCAGCAAGGCTCAGAAAGAGAGGTGGCTAGGCCAGATCGTCAATGACGATGCTCTGATGGGATCCTTGGGTAGCGAGGTCAATCCACGGCAGTTCAAGGCGGAAAACGTTGCGACAAAGCTGACCTTCGATTCCCTCTTCGAGCCCGTCGATGGCGGCTTCCGCGCCACGGGCGAGAAGCACTTCTGCTCGATGGCGCCGGCAGCCGACCTGCTCGCCTTCTGGGCTCTCGCCCCCGGAGCGAAAAGCAACGGCGAAGGTCTGGTCATTTCGATCGTGCCGCGCACCGCGGCCGGCCTCACCTTCGACGATAGCTGGAGCGAGTCCATCGGCCTGCGCGGCACGGTCTCCTGGACCGCGAAGCTGGATAACGTGTTCATCCCCTGGCAGGACGTCATGGGCGAGCCGGGCGACTTCGTTCAGAAGGACCCCTACACCTACGAGTGCTCGCACGCGGCCCATCTCGTCGGCTGCGCTCAGGGCATCGTCGACAACATCATCGAGTTCATCAAAGCCCGGAACTACCTCAGCCGCGACGAAGTGCTGATGTATAATCTCGCCGAGATTGAGTCCGGCATCCAGGCCGCCCGCGCATCCTACATGTATGCCGTGTGGTTATGGGATCAGGAACGCTTTGACGAGGCAATTCTTGCATCATATCGTGCTCTGCATACATCCAAGAAAGTGGCCCTCAACGCCGCGGACAAGGCCTTCGAGATCTGCGGCGCACGCGCGCTGTTCACCTTCCACCCCTTCGAGCGTTTCTGGCGCGAAGTGAAGGCTAGCATGCTGCACACGCGGGATACGCAGCTGATGGGACAACTTGCGGCAGGCATTCTCGACGGAGGACGCCAATTCTCGAAAACAAAATACGGTCAAAAGCTGGATCATCCGAAGACATGGCGTGATTTTGGCTTCAACCCGCAGGAGAAACTCTCTGCTATCGCGTAA